The DNA sequence TTATTTGCCGATGCAGAAGCTGGAAAAGATCCGCCCCAGCAAGTCATCGGAGCTGAAGGCTCCGGTGATTTCCCCAAGGGACTGTTGAGCCTGGCGCAAATCTTCGGCCAACAACTCACCGGCACCCGCCAGGGTCAGTTGTGCTCGCCCGTGCTCCAGCGCCGCGCTAGCGTGGCGCAGGGCTTCAAGGTGCCGACGGCGGGCGCTGAAGCTGCTTTCCGAGGTCTGCTCGTAGCCCATGCAGGCCTTGAGGTGTTCGCGCAGCAATTCCAAGCCTTCTCCCGCGGATTTCGCGCTCAGGCTGATGGTCACGTGGCCATCGCCGCTGACTTCGAGAACAATCGCTTCCCCAGTCAGGTCGGCCTTGTTGCGAATCAAGGTGACTTTGGCCGGATCCGGGCGGATCTCAAGGAATTCAGGCCACAAGGCAAATGGATCATCCGCTTCAGGCGCGGTGGCATCCACTACCAGCAACACCCGATCAGCCTCGCCAATGGCCTTTAACGCCCGTTCGACACCGATCTTCTCCACCTGGTCGTCGGTATCCCGCAAACCCGCCGTGTCCACCACATGGAGCGGCATGCCATCGATGTGGATATGTTCACGCAGGATGTCCCGGGTGGTGCCGGCAATCTCCGTGACAATAGCAGCCTCGCGGCCGGCCAGAGCGTTCAGGAGGCTGGATTTGCCCGCATTGGGCCGTCCGGCGATTACCACGGTCATACCGTCGCGCAACAAAGCTCCCTGACCCGCTTCCCGCAGTACTGTGGATAACTCATCGCGCACTTTATCGAGCATGCTCAGCACATGGCCATCGGCGAGGAAGTCTATTTCCTCTTCCGGAAAGTCGATTGCCGCCTCGACGTAAATCCGCAAGCCGATCAATTGCTCGGTGAGGTTATGCACCCGCTGGGAAAACGCGCCCTGCAAGGAGCGCAGCGCATTTCGTGCCGCCTGCGCCGAACTGGCTTCGATCAAGTCGGCAATGGCTTCGGCCTGGGCCAGATCGAGCTTGTCGTTGAGGAATGCTCGTTCACTGAACTCCCCCGGCCTGGCCAGGCGACAACCCAGTTCCAGGCAACGCTTGAGCAGCATGTCCAGCACGATCGGACCGCCGTGTCCC is a window from the Pseudomonas brassicacearum genome containing:
- the mnmE gene encoding tRNA uridine-5-carboxymethylaminomethyl(34) synthesis GTPase MnmE, which gives rise to MSTPRETIAAVATAQGRGGVGIVRISGPLASVAAKAISGRELKPRFAHYGPFFNDDQQVLDEGLALYFPGPNSFTGEDVLELQGHGGPIVLDMLLKRCLELGCRLARPGEFSERAFLNDKLDLAQAEAIADLIEASSAQAARNALRSLQGAFSQRVHNLTEQLIGLRIYVEAAIDFPEEEIDFLADGHVLSMLDKVRDELSTVLREAGQGALLRDGMTVVIAGRPNAGKSSLLNALAGREAAIVTEIAGTTRDILREHIHIDGMPLHVVDTAGLRDTDDQVEKIGVERALKAIGEADRVLLVVDATAPEADDPFALWPEFLEIRPDPAKVTLIRNKADLTGEAIVLEVSGDGHVTISLSAKSAGEGLELLREHLKACMGYEQTSESSFSARRRHLEALRHASAALEHGRAQLTLAGAGELLAEDLRQAQQSLGEITGAFSSDDLLGRIFSSFCIGK